The genomic region AATTCAGGTTTAACTCGGGTTTTTAGAGGAGGGCGGGGACGATCAACCTCTTATTTTTTTCATGTGGCCTAATCTATCCACAGAGTTAATACAACAAGGAACTGTGACCAAACAAAGAAGGACGGAAAAGGATGAAAAACAACGAtatcaaaaaatgatttacctATACCTTTTTCGTTTTTAAAGAAAGAGAAAAGATGAGTTCGTTTACCCTCATTCACACATGGAAACAATTGGGGTTTTAAACAAagtaattcaagatggccgctgaAGTCTGACATGGCTGCCAAAAAAGCTTTGGTTTTTCTGATTCTAAAatatcaattcaaaatggctgccaatttACTGCTCTCAGAGAAAAGATGAATTTGTTCACCATACGTTTATGTATGGAATCTAGTGGTGCTAAAATAAATTGAAGATGGTCACTAGAATACAAGATGGCCGTCAAAAAAGAACAAATGCATTTCTTGTTTTTCTGATTCACCAATCCAAGATGCTTctaaaaatccaaaatggccaccaaatTACCCCATTTGTTATGAAGAAAAGCAGTGGATTTATGAAAGCAATGGATTTTTTCTGTCATGATCTCAATTCTCCGAGTTCAATACGCGGCCCAGGCTAAGCAAAAGACTAGCGGACTTAGGCAGCAAAAGCTTGAGGAATATATCATATTAGCTGCGATATGAATGAGCTTCACTCAATGTTTTTGACAATATTATTTTACCTGCTGTGGGTTCTGCCTCGCCTGTTTAAAAAGACAGGTAATCACAAATATCAGTCAACACTTTCAAATTCACCATACAAATTGGGATACTTTTCACCAAAACTTACACTCTTCCAACTGCCCAAGTTCTGACTCTGAGTCACAACCTATTCTACCTGAACAAAAGCCCTGTGTGTGGAGTCTTGGTTTGAACTTCGGCAGTTGGACAAACGTGTGTGACAGGAGTGtaggtaaccatggtaaccaaacAACCAAGACAAATGACCAAGTCCATGGTCCATCTGAAACCAACACAAACCAACATCAGGTAAAACCTAATGTCCTGACAGAAAAATACAAATCGGAACATAAAATGTTCTGAAGAAGAAGGCAAGTCTGTTTCCACCATGATAATGTCACATGATCACCACATGACTTTGAATTATGGTCACATGACCACCAAACCAAAACCTGATTGGGTGATGATACATACACATATATGGGTTGGAGTTGCATATGAGAAGTCTTTGCGGGCGACTGATAGGCTGAGAATGAATCGAACCCACCAATGAAATCGACTGAAACAGAATTAAGATTATGACAAGTCTTGGTGGAAACCATCCTGGATACCAGGGTCGTTCACATAACGGCTCTTGTAACTGACCCTGGTAATGATATCTCACTCTCAGACAGAAGGTGATAATACACACTGTACCTGCTATAATCAGGTCTGGCCGAACTTGAAAATCACAGTACAACAAATGCACAGCATGAGCCAGTCTTTTGTTAAAGTTTCTCAATGATCTATTTATTCTGTTACCTTTTAATCACTGGGAGCAGAGTTCTACTTAACCCCTTGTTGACAGTGCTGGAGCATGAGCAGGCGACGAATCAGACCAGAGAGCCCACCATATTCcattgtgttgttgtttttatctGAGTTTGAATCCTATAGCACTTTTCCAATTAAAACCCTGCCACACCTGTCCCAAAACAACTTTTATCCCGTAAGCCAAGTGCCACTAAAATCATCCACCCAGGGCTCTTTCTGACTTTTACGAATCAACCAGTGGGGGTCCAAGGTGAAACAGGGGGCACCAGAGAACCACCAAGCCAAGTGCAGAATTATTGTTGTTTTGCCACCAAGCTGAAGAAATAGCCTCGCCCTATCCAACCAGTCCGCTCCTGATTTCCTCCTAGGGCAtgtagggaggggggggggtcgcTTAAATgtagatttccacctcctgtaaTGTTGTCTGTGGGTTTAAACTAGGGTCtccaaggggggggggttgtatCATGACTCATCATTTCAAACCGCTTTTTAGGTGTCATGCACTCTGAGAACCAGAAAGAAAAGGAAAGAGCTGAAGTTAATGACACAACTCATGAACAAACACTCTATAAGGGGCTGCCACTCACGACCACTAGCCCAAATGAATGTGCCAGTGGAATCGCATAAACCTTGTTCTCGATGATGTCAGAGGTACGAAAATTGACGAGTACCAGAGCCACCTACATCAAGAACAAGAACTAAAATTGACACGGGAAACACGGAACTTAAGAATGTATGTCACACGATACCGAGACTGTCCTCGGCATAAAACTCACTGTTAAGAATAGGTGGCGTCACCTGTCAGAGCGAAGTTTGTTCATAGTTGGTCAGTTCCAAGTGGTCGCCGAACGATACATAGGTGGGGACTTCCCAGCTGCAGCGACGGCGTGAAGCTCGGGAGCCAGGGTGCGTTAGGGAGGACTGGCGGGATTGTGGTGTGGGTATGACTGCCCACGGGTCGTGAGCGCAACCGAGTGTGTTTTCATAGTCGGGCGGGAAAGCAGTCGAGCAGTACTTACAACTATCATCTTCTTCTGTAAAGATGTATATCACGCAGCACGCAGTCACAAATGCAATTAACTGAAATAGAGAATGAAAATGCTATGCTTTGTGAAAGAATcactgtcaacatcatcatcgtgTTGTACTAAATTTATGTCATGTTTGCCAGAGGTACCGAGTTCACTGTAGGCTGAGCCCCAGGTCCTAAATGAATACttcacttgccctggcatagagtGTAGACACTCCGGTACAAGACCGTATAGAAAGTTTTAcacactttttttcttctgtgtCTGACTCATATTTTTATGGATTGATTGACCAGTATATATTCTTGATAAAAGCTATACCATAACCAAAGGAATTTTAAAACAAAACTGTGTACTATAATACTCAAAAGCGACAAGTATtttccaatagcattccgcgaagttactatttatagctcacaaggtcatttgcataagatattgatgacgttttagtcacgtgacagtcggacatcgacacttatttctacgcatttgagcttatttcaaagtcaattatctttgaccctgcattgtttttagcatgaatgataccatagagtcagagagagaaatattcagaacaattatgtagtatttccaacacagCCACACCTGaagccattacgaaaccgcatgtttgtccgacattgcctgtaattcagcgatggggaaatagagggcagcagctgcagtgacgtcatcttcgcggaatgctatttatcAGTGTAACTTATAATTACTTACCGCTAACAGACACTGAATTCCAGCCTGTATAatttctatataataatactctAAAAAGCACCCTGATTGTGTATCACAAGACCAGCCCGACTGTATCCACCAACTTTCTTGCCGCACGTTGATACTGAGGACGCTCACCGCATCCAACTGAAAACCAAAGATAAGAATAGAAATGAGCGTTGGCCAGAATGCAATGCAAGGCAGTTCAACCTCTGTACATTCTTAACATTTGTGGAGTACAGCACCATTGTAAGACTGCTCAAGGCTGAATATCATGCGCTATGTTGTACTGACTGGTAGAGTACAAATCAATAATGAATTGATCTTAGCATGCCTCCCACATGGATTTCCTAATGAACTGGACGAGAGCTAGCACTAGGAAATTGATCGTCTGGGGATGCATAAAATGAACATGATTGTCGAGATATGATCGAGATGTGGACATATTTGAGCCATGTTAGACGCTGTCCGAGTCGACCAGAATGAGATATTTGAGCATGCTGTGCCATGCTTAGAACCTGAAGATCACAGGAATTTTGCCTCAGATATGGCCATGGCAGATTGGTAGTGCCAAGCCAATGAATTCAAAAGCTTGGTTAGCAACCCACAGACAAACCTATTTCTCCAATGGCAAAATGACCAACGTCATGCACGTGGAAACGTTGTGAACTTTGGGCCGGTTTGCTCTTGAGACAGTTATAGACAGTGATTTTGTATCAGACTGTACATCAAAGCTGTATGCAATGGTGAGCTAGTGAGTTATTGTGTAGTGTTCTGTGACATATTTACCAGAGGGGGTCTAAATCCACCCTCTATCATGACTCATACAAAACTAACGATGGCACCCAAGGGATAACCTCATCACAGACATCAGAGCAATGGCTAATTGGCCCTTGATGTTATGACTCAATCATGTGTCAAATAAGTGTTGTGAGACTGAGAAGCCTCGAGGCAAAATGTTAGAATTTTCAAACATTCCTTGTGATCTTACCTGTGCTAAGGCCCCTATAGGCACAACTTTTTGTAAGTATAACAATATCACAACTGTATTGAGTCCGATCCAGAATAAATTCCATATTGCATACTGAAAATGGAAACCAGACATCTCATGACTGTAAGAAAGGACCGGCTGAGAGTGAGAGGAGAGATGAAGTGTTCTCCACACCAAATGTTTTCATGGCCAGATCTCGCCCACTGTGCTAAACCATTATCTTGAGAAATATTCTGACTTTCCTGGGACATGGGCCAGGTGGTAGGAATGCAAATCATTTCATCCACTGAacaattcctgaaaatttacACTGGGCATttatgtacaaaactgaagatAGCATTGCAAGCCTTTGACCTAAATCACCCAtaacaatgtacatgcatgtttaCATGTTAAAAAATAGCAGCATAATGACTAATGTCTGAAGAGGTGATTCACCTGTGATATAAATTTGTCAGTCAGGTTCAGCAGTG from Lineus longissimus chromosome 19, tnLinLong1.2, whole genome shotgun sequence harbors:
- the LOC135502876 gene encoding sodium/potassium-transporting ATPase subunit beta-1-interacting protein 2-like isoform X3, giving the protein MGCSGGRCFLLAICSLQMVAVLERLVFDFIGYMWASIIGNFLQLIFVIVGLFGTFQYRPRVVLSYAIWNLFWIGLNTVVILLYLQKVVPIGALAQLDAVSVLSINVRQESWWIQSGWSCDTQSGCFLEYYYIEIIQAGIQCLLALIAFVTACCVIYIFTEEDDSFDFIGGFDSFSAYQSPAKTSHMQLQPIYVTAGQ